The following are encoded together in the Humulus lupulus chromosome 5, drHumLupu1.1, whole genome shotgun sequence genome:
- the LOC133779165 gene encoding uncharacterized protein LOC133779165, with protein MKGIKRFRKKGKFSPWLVVPFKILERIGQVAYRLAMPPTLLGVHNAFHVTMLCKYVLDRSHILSYEKLNMQEDLSYEEKAIKILDKNEKVLQNRTIGLAKGLDYHGKLNIGSVVAVEINRADAVRIAEAFGRLIAWQQVTKI; from the exons ATGAAAGGAATTAAAAGGTTTCGCAAGAAAGGAAAGTTCAGTCCTTGGCTTGTTGTACCATTCAAGATTTTGGAGAGAATTGGACAAGTGGCTTATAGATTAGCCATGCCTCCAACGCTATTAGGAGTTCACAATGCTTTCCATGTGACCATGTTATGCAAGTACGTTTTAGACCGGTCTCACATTCTCAGTTATGAGAAGTTGAATATGCAAGAAGACCTTTCCTATGAGGAAAAGGCAATAAAGATTTTGGATAAGAATGAAAAAGTGTTACAAAATAGGACGATCGGGTTAGCCAAG GGGTTGGATTATCATGGTAAGCTGAATATTGGAAGTGTCGTAGCTGTTGAGATTAATAGAGCTGATGCTGTGAGAATTGCTGAAGCATTCGGGCGTTTGATAGCCTGGCAGCAAGTGACGAAAATCTAG